Proteins from a single region of Streptomyces glaucescens:
- the efeB gene encoding iron uptake transporter deferrochelatase/peroxidase subunit gives MADHTVDPSVPQTRTPRAPRTDALPGARPGTREGISRRRLLGTAGATGLVLGAAGGAVGHAAAPSGATPLTSLGAGEVMFHGRHQPGITTPLQSRGHLVAFDLVPGAGRKEAAALLRRWSETARRLMAGEPAGQDDTGVARDAGPSSLTLTFGFGHSFFGRTGLEKQRPAALDPLPDFSSDQLDKARSNGDLWVQIGADDALVAFHALRAVQKDAGGAARVRWQMNGFNRSPGATAHPMTARNLMGQVDGTRNPKPDEPDFEERVFVPEGGEPAWMANGSYAVVRRIRMLLDSWERLSVRAQEEVIGRRKSDGAPLSGGDETTEMDLEKTDAEGNLVVPVDAHARITRPDQNGGAAMLRRPFSFHDGIDPDGVPDAGLLFICWQADPLRGFVPVQRKLDRGDALSRFVRHEASGLYAVPGGAAEGEYVGQRLLEG, from the coding sequence ATGGCTGACCACACGGTTGACCCGTCCGTTCCGCAGACCAGGACGCCCCGCGCGCCCCGCACGGACGCCCTCCCGGGTGCCCGGCCGGGCACCCGGGAGGGCATCTCGCGCCGCCGGCTGCTCGGCACCGCCGGCGCCACCGGGCTGGTGCTCGGTGCGGCGGGCGGTGCCGTGGGCCACGCCGCGGCGCCGTCCGGGGCGACCCCGCTCACCTCGCTCGGCGCCGGGGAGGTGATGTTCCACGGGAGGCATCAGCCCGGCATCACCACCCCCCTGCAGTCCCGGGGCCATCTCGTCGCCTTCGACCTCGTCCCCGGCGCGGGCCGCAAGGAGGCCGCCGCACTGCTGCGCCGCTGGTCGGAGACGGCCCGGCGGCTGATGGCGGGCGAGCCGGCGGGGCAGGACGACACGGGTGTCGCCCGCGACGCCGGCCCGTCGTCCCTCACGCTCACCTTCGGCTTCGGACACAGCTTCTTCGGCCGCACGGGCCTGGAGAAGCAGCGCCCGGCCGCCCTCGACCCGCTGCCCGACTTCTCCTCCGACCAGCTCGACAAGGCGCGCAGCAACGGTGACCTGTGGGTGCAGATCGGCGCCGACGACGCGCTGGTCGCCTTCCACGCGCTGCGGGCGGTCCAGAAGGACGCGGGCGGTGCCGCCCGGGTGCGCTGGCAGATGAACGGCTTCAACCGGTCACCGGGCGCCACCGCGCACCCCATGACGGCCCGCAACCTGATGGGCCAGGTCGACGGCACCCGCAACCCCAAGCCGGACGAGCCCGACTTCGAGGAGCGGGTCTTCGTGCCGGAGGGCGGGGAGCCCGCCTGGATGGCCAACGGCTCCTACGCCGTCGTACGCCGGATCCGGATGCTCCTCGACAGCTGGGAGAGGCTGTCGGTCAGGGCGCAGGAGGAGGTCATCGGACGCCGCAAGTCCGACGGGGCGCCGCTGTCCGGCGGTGACGAGACCACCGAGATGGACCTGGAGAAGACGGACGCCGAGGGCAACCTGGTCGTGCCGGTCGACGCCCACGCCCGGATCACCCGGCCCGACCAGAACGGCGGCGCGGCGATGCTCCGGCGCCCCTTCTCCTTCCACGACGGCATCGACCCGGACGGGGTGCCCGACGCCGGGCTGCTCTTCATCTGCTGGCAGGCGGACCCGTTGCGCGGCTTCGTGCCGGTGCAGCGCAAGCTCGACCGCGGCGACGCGCTGTCGCGGTTCGTCCGGCACGAGGCGAGCGGGCTGTACGCGGTGCCGGGCGGGGCGGCGGAGGGGGAGTACGTGGGGCAGCGGCTGCTGGAGGGCTGA
- a CDS encoding copper resistance CopC/CopD family protein, producing the protein MTQTIAPRVRSLVLLLLAVAAALLAGAAPASAHAALTSSDPRQGAVVDQAPEQVSLTFSETVALSDDALRVLDPKGGRADTGEARGTGATYTVKLRPGLPDGTYTVSYQVVSADSHPVVGAFTFSIGAPSATTVTVPEATAGGGAVGFLYGVGRYASYAGFIVLVGGAAFLLACWPRGTGVRAVQRLVVSGWVTLTAATLALLLLRGSYTTSGKAGDVLDLELLGQVLQTKTGAALVSRLLLLAAAALFVAVLFGAYAKRTEGEDGEPGEGGAAGEDGGEAGKEARDLAFGLSVGGAVVAAGLAASWAMAEHASTGIQPGIAMPVDVLHLLAVAAWLGGLAALLVALHRAPATAPLGTTAVRRFSQLAFGSVLVLVVTGLYQSWRQVGSWSALTGTRYGQLLCLKAGLVVLLVGIAWFSRRWTGRLTDTATAGSEREPERVAAAPGATADADGAGAVTGADDAGGGTAVTGRGDGVAPERAAQLARQRAAVDAARRKRLRDADPARTGLRRSVLAEAGVAVVLLAVTTLLTSTEPGRTQEEAEAATAASAQTSPAGTVTLDMPFDTGGQDGKGVVRIDLDPARTGANALHIFVTRPNGRAFDVPEVKVAFTLESQDIGPLPVVPDHITTGHWSANGVQIPMAGEWKIAVTVRTSDIDQVTVDKNTQIG; encoded by the coding sequence GTGACGCAGACCATCGCCCCGCGCGTCCGGAGCCTGGTGCTGCTGCTCCTGGCCGTCGCCGCCGCGCTCCTCGCCGGTGCGGCGCCGGCCTCCGCGCACGCCGCGCTCACCAGCAGCGACCCCCGGCAGGGGGCGGTGGTCGACCAGGCGCCCGAGCAGGTCTCGCTCACCTTCTCCGAGACGGTCGCGCTCTCCGACGACGCGCTGCGGGTGCTCGACCCCAAGGGCGGGCGGGCGGACACGGGGGAGGCCCGCGGCACGGGCGCCACGTACACCGTGAAGCTGCGGCCGGGGCTTCCCGACGGCACCTACACGGTGTCCTACCAGGTGGTCTCGGCGGACAGCCACCCCGTCGTCGGCGCGTTCACCTTCTCCATCGGCGCGCCCTCCGCGACCACCGTCACGGTGCCGGAGGCGACGGCGGGCGGCGGAGCCGTCGGGTTCCTCTACGGCGTCGGCCGCTACGCGTCGTACGCCGGCTTCATCGTGCTCGTCGGCGGCGCCGCGTTCCTGCTGGCGTGCTGGCCGCGCGGTACGGGCGTACGGGCCGTGCAGCGCCTGGTCGTCTCCGGCTGGGTCACGCTCACCGCGGCCACCCTCGCGCTGCTGCTCCTGCGCGGTTCCTACACCACCTCCGGGAAGGCCGGGGACGTTCTCGACCTGGAGCTGCTGGGGCAGGTGCTGCAGACCAAGACGGGTGCCGCCCTGGTGTCCCGGCTGCTGCTGCTCGCCGCGGCGGCACTGTTCGTCGCGGTGCTGTTCGGGGCGTACGCCAAGCGGACCGAGGGCGAGGACGGCGAGCCGGGCGAGGGCGGCGCTGCCGGCGAGGACGGCGGCGAGGCCGGGAAGGAGGCCCGCGACCTGGCGTTCGGGCTGTCCGTCGGCGGGGCCGTCGTGGCCGCCGGGCTCGCCGCGAGCTGGGCCATGGCCGAGCACGCCTCCACCGGCATCCAGCCGGGGATCGCCATGCCCGTGGACGTCCTGCACCTGCTGGCGGTCGCGGCCTGGCTCGGCGGGCTGGCCGCGCTGCTGGTGGCGCTCCACCGGGCGCCCGCCACCGCCCCGCTGGGCACGACGGCCGTACGGCGGTTCTCGCAGCTCGCCTTCGGCAGTGTGCTGGTCCTGGTCGTGACCGGGCTCTACCAGTCCTGGCGGCAGGTCGGCTCCTGGTCGGCGCTCACCGGCACCCGGTACGGCCAGCTGCTGTGCCTGAAGGCCGGGCTCGTGGTCCTGCTCGTCGGCATCGCCTGGTTCTCCCGGCGGTGGACCGGCCGGCTGACGGACACGGCGACGGCCGGGTCCGAGCGGGAGCCGGAGCGCGTCGCGGCCGCCCCCGGGGCCACGGCGGACGCCGACGGCGCTGGGGCGGTCACCGGGGCAGACGACGCCGGCGGCGGCACGGCGGTCACGGGGCGAGGGGACGGCGTCGCCCCCGAGCGGGCCGCGCAGCTCGCCCGGCAGCGGGCCGCCGTCGACGCCGCGCGGCGCAAGCGGCTGCGGGACGCCGACCCGGCCCGGACCGGCCTGCGCCGCTCGGTGCTCGCCGAGGCGGGGGTCGCGGTCGTGCTGCTGGCCGTCACGACCCTGCTGACCTCGACCGAGCCGGGCCGCACCCAGGAGGAGGCCGAGGCGGCCACGGCGGCCTCGGCGCAGACCTCCCCGGCCGGGACCGTCACCCTGGACATGCCCTTCGACACCGGCGGCCAGGACGGCAAGGGCGTCGTCCGGATCGACCTGGACCCCGCCCGGACCGGCGCCAACGCCCTCCACATCTTCGTGACGCGGCCCAACGGCCGGGCCTTCGACGTCCCCGAGGTGAAGGTGGCCTTCACCCTGGAGTCGCAGGACATCGGGCCGCTGCCCGTCGTCCCCGACCACATCACCACCGGACACTGGTCGGCGAACGGAGTGCAGATCCCCATGGCGGGCGAGTGGAAGATCGCCGTGACCGTGCGGACCTCCGACATCGACCAGGTGACCGTCGACAAGAACACGCAGATCGGCTGA
- a CDS encoding copper chaperone PCu(A)C, with protein sequence MRRPAGRARRSAPAAAWLTAAALALAACSGPDSGDTAPDLSVSGAYMPQPVSASMAAGFLTITNDGGTAAELTSVTSDLGEVTLHETVDSAMREMTDAEVPAHGTLVFESGANHLMFEKLTRKPKQGETVEVELHFAGTGPVTVEMPVKAATYRPATGHSGH encoded by the coding sequence GTGAGGCGGCCCGCGGGCCGCGCGCGGCGGTCGGCACCGGCCGCCGCCTGGCTGACGGCGGCGGCGCTCGCCCTCGCGGCCTGCTCCGGCCCGGACTCCGGGGACACCGCCCCGGACCTGTCCGTCAGCGGCGCCTACATGCCGCAGCCCGTCTCCGCGTCCATGGCGGCCGGGTTCCTGACCATCACCAACGACGGCGGTACGGCGGCCGAGCTGACCTCGGTCACCAGTGACCTCGGCGAGGTCACCCTGCACGAGACCGTCGACTCGGCGATGCGCGAGATGACGGACGCCGAGGTACCCGCGCACGGCACACTCGTGTTCGAGAGCGGGGCGAACCACCTGATGTTCGAGAAGCTGACCCGCAAGCCGAAGCAGGGTGAGACGGTCGAGGTCGAACTGCACTTCGCCGGGACCGGCCCGGTCACGGTCGAGATGCCGGTGAAGGCGGCGACGTACCGCCCGGCGACCGGTCACTCAGGACACTGA
- a CDS encoding SCO family protein: MLSAFSTLPLRKKTLAAAALLAAASLTLSACGGTDDAGSPVAVVSEEPGSDKAATVLDRPFEKPDLVLTDTRGKTYDLRKETAGKPTLIYFGYTNCPDVCPSTMSNIAVAKKQLPEAQQDELRIVFVTTDPERDTPQALGSWLKGIDPQAVGLTGDFATIQAGARTLGISIEPPKKEKGKVVSMHGTQVVAFSPKTDAGYVLYGEDATVDDYTRDLPKLVEGQKP; this comes from the coding sequence ATGCTCTCTGCGTTCTCCACGCTCCCCCTCCGCAAGAAGACGCTCGCGGCGGCCGCGCTGCTCGCCGCCGCGTCCCTGACCCTCTCGGCCTGCGGCGGCACGGACGACGCCGGCTCGCCGGTCGCCGTGGTCTCCGAGGAGCCCGGCTCCGACAAGGCCGCCACCGTGCTCGACCGTCCGTTCGAGAAGCCGGACCTGGTGCTCACGGACACCCGCGGCAAGACGTACGACCTCCGCAAGGAGACCGCGGGCAAGCCCACGCTGATCTACTTCGGCTACACCAACTGCCCCGACGTGTGCCCGTCGACGATGAGCAACATCGCCGTCGCCAAGAAGCAGCTCCCCGAGGCGCAGCAGGACGAGCTGCGCATCGTGTTCGTCACCACCGATCCCGAGCGGGACACCCCGCAGGCGCTCGGCTCCTGGCTCAAGGGCATCGACCCGCAGGCCGTCGGCCTCACCGGCGACTTCGCCACCATCCAGGCGGGCGCCCGCACCCTCGGCATCTCCATCGAGCCGCCGAAGAAGGAGAAGGGCAAGGTCGTCTCGATGCACGGCACCCAGGTCGTCGCCTTCTCGCCGAAGACCGACGCCGGGTACGTCCTCTACGGCGAGGACGCCACCGTCGACGACTACACCCGGGACCTGCCCAAGCTGGTCGAGGGGCAGAAGCCGTGA
- a CDS encoding YcnI family protein — protein sequence MKASRIAAAGAVAASAVLALSVPAFAHVTVQPEGTAAKGGYAVVDFRVPNERDDASTTRLEVSFPADHPLTSALPVPVDGWKIKVDKTTLDKPIESHGEKITEAVSRITWTAEGKGIEPGYLQKFPVSIGQLPEDADELVFKAIQTYSDKEVVRWIEVPQEGQEEPESPAPVLALSAAEDDHHGGSGSPDAAEEAADDAEAAAQETASEESGDTSDTTARVLGIVGIVVGAAGVAYGVLAGRRRTAA from the coding sequence ATGAAGGCTTCCCGTATCGCCGCCGCCGGCGCCGTCGCCGCCTCGGCCGTCCTCGCCCTGTCCGTGCCCGCCTTCGCACACGTCACCGTGCAGCCGGAGGGAACGGCCGCCAAGGGCGGCTACGCGGTCGTCGACTTCCGGGTCCCCAACGAGCGGGACGACGCCTCGACCACCCGGCTGGAGGTCAGCTTCCCGGCCGACCACCCGCTGACCTCGGCGCTGCCGGTGCCGGTCGACGGCTGGAAGATCAAGGTGGACAAGACCACGCTCGACAAGCCGATCGAGTCGCACGGCGAGAAGATCACGGAGGCCGTCTCCAGGATCACCTGGACGGCCGAGGGCAAGGGCATCGAGCCCGGCTACCTCCAGAAGTTCCCGGTCTCCATCGGCCAGCTCCCCGAGGACGCGGACGAGCTGGTCTTCAAGGCGATCCAGACGTACTCCGACAAGGAGGTCGTGCGCTGGATCGAGGTGCCGCAGGAGGGCCAGGAAGAGCCGGAGAGCCCGGCGCCCGTGCTGGCCCTGTCCGCCGCCGAGGACGACCACCACGGCGGCTCCGGGTCGCCGGACGCGGCCGAGGAGGCCGCCGACGACGCCGAGGCGGCCGCGCAGGAGACCGCCTCCGAGGAGTCCGGCGACACCTCCGACACCACCGCCCGGGTCCTCGGCATCGTCGGCATCGTCGTCGGCGCCGCCGGGGTGGCGTACGGCGTGCTGGCCGGCCGCCGGCGCACCGCCGCCTGA
- a CDS encoding ATP-binding protein has protein sequence MSIWWSLHLRRDAASVPLARRLLIGTMETAGVDPDVSYDLCVALTEACANAVEHGGGHSCGGYRVTAYLDGEKCRIEVTDSGPGFTTTTHPRPSDEAEHGRGLCLIQELADHVRFTNQPGRGGAVVSFDKMLKWRADAPLMTAS, from the coding sequence ATGAGCATCTGGTGGTCACTCCATCTTCGGCGCGATGCCGCGAGCGTTCCGCTCGCCCGGCGCCTGCTGATCGGCACGATGGAGACGGCGGGCGTCGACCCCGATGTCTCCTACGACCTCTGCGTCGCCCTCACCGAGGCGTGCGCCAACGCCGTGGAGCACGGGGGCGGCCATTCCTGCGGGGGGTACCGGGTCACCGCCTACCTGGACGGCGAGAAGTGCCGGATCGAGGTGACCGACTCGGGCCCCGGATTCACCACCACGACCCACCCGCGGCCGTCCGACGAGGCCGAGCACGGCCGCGGCCTGTGCCTCATCCAGGAGCTGGCGGACCACGTCCGCTTCACCAACCAGCCCGGCCGGGGCGGCGCGGTGGTCAGCTTCGACAAGATGCTCAAGTGGCGTGCGGACGCGCCGCTGATGACCGCGTCCTGA
- a CDS encoding aminopeptidase P family protein, producing the protein MTVAEELPDANNHAATAAEPETAEEEPIKQRKNGLYPGVSDELAENMRSGWADTELHDLQPIAQAAETAARRAALSARFPGERLVIPAGNLKTRSNDTEYPFRASVEYAYLTGNQTEDGVLVLEPTSDGHSETIYLLPRSDRENGEFWLDGQGELWVGRRHSLTEAEKLYGIPASDVRELTGRLREATGPVRVVRGYDAGVEAALTDKVTAERDEELRVFLSEMRLVKDDFEVGELQKAVDSTVRGFEDVVKVLDKAQATSERYIEGTFFLRARVEGNDVGYGTIAAAGPHACTLHWVRNDGPVRSGDLLLLDAGVETHTYYTADVTRTLPVNGRFTEIQKKIYDAVYDAQEAGIAAVKPGAKYRDFHDAAQRVLAERLVEWGLVEGPVERVLELGLQRRWTLHGTGHMLGMDVHDCAAARTETYVDGTLEPGMCLTVEPGLYFQADDLTVPEEYRGIGVRIEDDILVTEDGNRNLSAALPRRSAEVEEWMAALKG; encoded by the coding sequence ATGACCGTGGCCGAGGAGCTCCCGGACGCGAACAACCATGCTGCCACCGCAGCGGAGCCGGAGACGGCCGAGGAAGAGCCGATCAAGCAGCGGAAGAACGGACTGTACCCGGGCGTGTCCGACGAACTGGCGGAGAACATGCGGTCCGGGTGGGCCGACACCGAGCTGCACGACCTGCAGCCGATCGCCCAGGCCGCCGAGACGGCCGCCCGCCGCGCCGCGCTGTCCGCCCGGTTCCCCGGCGAGCGCCTGGTGATCCCGGCCGGCAACCTCAAGACCCGCTCGAACGACACGGAGTACCCCTTCCGCGCGTCGGTCGAGTACGCCTACCTCACCGGCAACCAGACCGAGGACGGCGTCCTGGTCCTGGAGCCGACCTCCGACGGTCACTCGGAGACCATCTACCTGCTGCCCCGCTCCGACCGCGAGAACGGGGAGTTCTGGCTGGACGGCCAGGGCGAGCTGTGGGTCGGCCGCCGTCACTCCCTCACCGAGGCCGAGAAGCTGTACGGCATCCCCGCCTCCGACGTGCGCGAGCTGACCGGCAGGCTGCGCGAGGCCACCGGCCCGGTCCGCGTGGTGCGCGGCTACGACGCGGGTGTCGAAGCCGCCCTGACCGACAAGGTCACCGCCGAGCGGGACGAGGAGCTGCGGGTCTTCCTCTCCGAGATGCGGCTGGTCAAGGACGACTTCGAGGTCGGCGAGCTGCAGAAGGCCGTCGACTCGACCGTGCGCGGCTTCGAGGACGTGGTGAAGGTCCTCGACAAGGCGCAGGCGACCTCCGAGCGGTACATCGAGGGCACCTTCTTCCTCCGCGCGCGGGTGGAGGGCAACGACGTCGGCTACGGCACCATCGCCGCCGCCGGGCCGCACGCCTGCACGCTGCACTGGGTGCGCAACGACGGGCCCGTGCGCTCCGGTGACCTGCTGCTGCTCGACGCCGGTGTGGAGACGCACACGTACTACACCGCCGACGTCACCCGCACGCTGCCCGTCAACGGCCGCTTCACCGAGATCCAGAAGAAGATCTACGACGCCGTGTACGACGCCCAGGAGGCCGGCATCGCGGCGGTGAAGCCGGGCGCCAAGTACCGCGACTTCCACGACGCCGCCCAGCGCGTGCTCGCCGAGCGGCTGGTCGAGTGGGGGCTCGTCGAGGGCCCGGTCGAGCGGGTGCTGGAACTCGGCCTCCAGCGCCGCTGGACGCTGCACGGCACCGGGCACATGCTCGGCATGGACGTCCACGACTGCGCCGCCGCGCGGACCGAGACGTACGTCGACGGCACGCTGGAGCCGGGCATGTGCCTGACCGTCGAGCCGGGGCTGTACTTCCAGGCCGACGACCTGACCGTGCCGGAGGAGTACCGCGGCATCGGGGTGCGCATCGAGGACGACATCCTCGTCACCGAGGACGGCAACCGGAACCTCAGCGCGGCGCTGCCGCGGCGCTCCGCCGAGGTCGAGGAGTGGATGGCCGCGCTGAAGGGCTGA
- a CDS encoding PP2C family protein-serine/threonine phosphatase, translating into MGVCDAFEQYAPVGKPYAMNAPHPPKVAGIDSTVPAPSHTVAPAPLATGVPAATTGPGALLQDRLAGWVSDLTTLHELTERLARTGSLADALQELGRAGAALVGARRGLVVLEPADGLDPRGTVGLGLGPADLGHLETVPRGSLPYGDLLDTPPGRPGGVTESLHPDLFAEEGLDPRHREVAARLGYAASYAVPLSTESAGRLGAAAWLYDEPAEPVERQRHLVGLYTRYATEHLARLLEVERTRACMATIAEELLPSRLPRVCGMQLAARHRTGPRGGGDWYDALPLPDAALGLAVGSVTGSGPSAVAAMGRLRASLRAYAVMEGEDPVAVLSDLELLLRLTEPARSATALFAFCEPASRKITLAGAGHAPPLLIGERRTEFVETSVSAPLGMLACWEAPSVELYAEPGDTVLLYTDGLLHRTGDPADRAFARLHAAAAGLPRAKRRDPEAIVDHVLRAVLPDGPAGAGGEEDVVLLAARFE; encoded by the coding sequence ATGGGGGTTTGCGATGCTTTTGAGCAATACGCGCCGGTCGGAAAGCCGTACGCCATGAACGCCCCGCACCCTCCGAAAGTGGCCGGAATCGATTCCACGGTTCCCGCGCCCTCACACACTGTCGCGCCCGCGCCCCTGGCCACGGGCGTGCCCGCCGCCACCACCGGGCCGGGAGCCCTCCTCCAGGACCGGCTCGCCGGCTGGGTCTCCGACCTCACCACCCTGCACGAACTCACCGAACGCCTGGCCCGCACCGGTTCCCTCGCGGACGCGCTCCAGGAACTGGGCCGCGCCGGAGCCGCCCTGGTGGGCGCCCGCCGCGGACTGGTCGTCCTCGAACCCGCCGACGGCCTGGACCCCCGCGGCACCGTCGGCCTGGGCCTCGGCCCCGCGGATCTCGGCCATCTGGAGACCGTCCCGCGCGGCTCCCTCCCCTACGGCGACCTCCTCGATACGCCCCCCGGCCGGCCCGGCGGCGTCACCGAGAGTCTCCACCCCGACCTGTTCGCCGAGGAGGGGCTCGACCCGCGCCACCGCGAGGTGGCCGCCCGCCTCGGCTACGCCGCCAGCTACGCCGTCCCCCTGTCCACCGAGTCCGCGGGCCGCCTGGGCGCCGCCGCCTGGCTCTACGACGAGCCCGCCGAGCCCGTCGAACGACAGCGCCACCTCGTCGGCCTGTACACCCGCTACGCCACCGAACACCTGGCCCGGCTGCTGGAGGTCGAGCGCACGCGCGCGTGCATGGCGACGATCGCCGAGGAACTGCTCCCCTCCCGGCTGCCCCGGGTCTGCGGGATGCAGCTCGCCGCACGGCACCGCACCGGCCCGCGCGGCGGCGGCGACTGGTACGACGCGCTGCCGCTGCCGGACGCCGCGCTCGGGCTGGCGGTGGGGTCCGTGACCGGGTCGGGGCCGAGCGCGGTCGCCGCCATGGGACGACTGCGCGCCTCGCTGCGGGCGTACGCCGTGATGGAGGGCGAGGACCCGGTCGCCGTCCTGTCCGACCTGGAGCTGCTGCTCCGGCTGACCGAGCCGGCCCGCTCGGCGACCGCCCTGTTCGCGTTCTGCGAGCCCGCCTCGCGCAAGATCACGCTGGCCGGCGCCGGGCACGCCCCGCCCCTGCTGATCGGCGAGCGGCGCACCGAGTTCGTGGAGACCTCCGTCTCCGCCCCGCTCGGGATGCTGGCCTGCTGGGAGGCGCCCAGCGTGGAGCTGTACGCGGAGCCCGGGGACACGGTCCTGCTGTACACCGACGGGCTGCTGCACCGCACCGGCGACCCCGCCGACCGCGCCTTCGCCCGGCTGCACGCGGCCGCCGCCGGGCTGCCCCGCGCCAAGCGGCGCGACCCTGAGGCGATCGTCGACCACGTGCTGCGCGCGGTGCTGCCGGACGGGCCGGCCGGCGCCGGCGGCGAGGAGGACGTCGTGCTGCTCGCGGCCCGGTTCGAGTGA
- a CDS encoding bifunctional DNA primase/polymerase, with the protein MREILGRRRRLLFRRNGGRRELIDAALTYAAEWQWPVLPGVGTDPQGQARCGCPDPECTVPGAHPFDPGLLAATTDARMIRWWWANRPTAPIVLATGGKAPCAVSLPAPAAARALHALDRQGMRLGPVLASPTRWAVLVRPYSMEQLGELLYAKDFVPGSLRFHGEGGYLALPPSETGQGRIRWERAPLPGSAAPWVPGVEAVVDAVVDALTRTGVSAPEF; encoded by the coding sequence ATGCGCGAGATCCTCGGAAGGCGACGCAGGCTCCTGTTCAGGCGGAACGGCGGGAGGCGTGAGCTGATCGACGCGGCCCTGACCTACGCGGCCGAGTGGCAGTGGCCCGTACTCCCGGGCGTGGGGACCGACCCGCAGGGCCAGGCCCGCTGCGGCTGCCCGGACCCCGAGTGCACGGTGCCCGGCGCCCACCCCTTCGACCCCGGCCTCCTCGCGGCCACCACCGACGCGCGCATGATCCGCTGGTGGTGGGCCAACCGGCCGACGGCGCCGATCGTCCTGGCCACCGGCGGCAAGGCACCGTGCGCGGTCAGCCTCCCCGCCCCCGCCGCCGCCCGCGCCCTGCACGCGCTGGACCGCCAGGGCATGCGCCTCGGCCCGGTCCTCGCCTCGCCCACCCGCTGGGCCGTGCTCGTCCGGCCGTACTCCATGGAGCAGTTGGGCGAACTGCTGTACGCCAAGGACTTCGTCCCCGGCTCGCTGCGCTTCCACGGCGAGGGCGGCTACCTCGCGCTGCCCCCCTCCGAGACCGGCCAGGGGCGGATCCGCTGGGAGCGCGCCCCGCTGCCCGGCTCGGCGGCCCCCTGGGTGCCGGGCGTGGAGGCCGTGGTGGACGCCGTGGTCGACGCCCTCACTCGTACGGGTGTGAGCGCGCCCGAGTTCTAG
- a CDS encoding DUF5926 family protein: MAKKQPQTKAKRPQITDGEIPVVGAREPCPCGSGRRYKACHGRAAAQAVTELVHRPFEGLPGECDWVALRELVPAATVELTLKDGLPEGVPSVTLATVLPMAWPALRREDGSVLLGLQNDTASGDISRDLADTLQRALQAKPGTPVQGRRAPADGPRLQDLLDPAGTFEPVVHSGFEFWVPDAQNATPEVTASLERANAAAIPTVKLTGVDAAYWCETPEKNHLRWVMPHPEEQLLDALARLHAAGRSSLGEGTRLVGSFRAHGLTVPVWDLPSGVLAEDVEKPAAEFAERLAAALATDAPLTPEERRARGGLTNRQVTLS, translated from the coding sequence ATGGCCAAGAAGCAACCCCAGACGAAGGCCAAGCGACCGCAGATCACCGACGGCGAGATCCCGGTCGTCGGCGCCCGCGAGCCCTGCCCCTGCGGAAGCGGCCGCCGTTACAAGGCATGCCACGGCCGGGCCGCCGCCCAGGCCGTCACCGAGCTGGTGCACCGCCCGTTCGAGGGGCTGCCGGGCGAGTGCGACTGGGTGGCCCTGCGCGAACTGGTGCCGGCCGCCACCGTCGAGCTGACGCTGAAGGACGGCCTGCCCGAGGGCGTCCCGTCGGTCACCCTGGCCACGGTGCTGCCGATGGCCTGGCCCGCCCTGCGCCGCGAGGACGGCTCGGTCCTGCTCGGCCTGCAGAACGACACGGCGTCCGGTGACATCAGCCGTGACCTCGCCGACACCCTCCAGCGCGCCCTTCAGGCCAAGCCGGGCACCCCGGTGCAGGGGCGCCGTGCCCCGGCCGACGGCCCGCGGCTCCAGGACCTGCTCGACCCCGCAGGCACGTTCGAGCCGGTGGTGCACAGCGGCTTCGAGTTCTGGGTGCCGGACGCGCAGAACGCCACCCCGGAGGTGACCGCCTCCCTGGAGCGGGCCAACGCCGCGGCCATCCCGACCGTCAAGCTGACCGGCGTCGACGCGGCGTACTGGTGCGAGACCCCGGAGAAGAACCACCTGCGCTGGGTCATGCCGCACCCGGAGGAGCAGCTTCTGGACGCCCTCGCGCGACTGCACGCGGCGGGGCGCTCCAGCCTCGGCGAGGGCACCCGCCTGGTGGGTTCCTTCCGTGCTCACGGGCTCACGGTGCCGGTCTGGGACCTGCCGAGCGGGGTCCTCGCCGAGGACGTCGAGAAGCCGGCGGCCGAGTTCGCCGAGCGCCTGGCCGCCGCGCTGGCGACGGACGCACCGCTCACCCCGGAGGAGCGCCGGGCGCGCGGCGGACTGACCAACCGGCAGGTCACGCTGAGCTGA